Proteins co-encoded in one Halorussus vallis genomic window:
- a CDS encoding thiolase family protein: MTDALIVDAARTPHGSFLGALADVSAVELGATAVRGLVERTEVDEDDVDWLALGNAVQAGVGQVPARQVGLAADLPDDLPATTVNEASGSGLRAIALAVDRIVAGRADVAVAGGTESMSNAPYLAPDTRRGKRLGDATLVDALIRDSLWDMQYDAHMGELTEDLAERFEISREAQDEYALASHERAVEAVEDGLFEDEVIPVEAVDGEAVERDEGPRADTSVEALADLPTPFREDGTITPGNASDLSDGAGCALLADAEVAESEGLEPLARVEDYAVAYRDPKWFGMSVGDAVERLLDDNDLSVADVDVFELNEAFAAQMVYVRDRLEIPMEKHNPRGGAVALGHPIGASGGILTATLAHAMADDDDELGVVGMSIGGGGGIAMLLRRGTE, translated from the coding sequence ATGACAGATGCACTGATAGTCGACGCCGCGCGGACGCCCCACGGCTCGTTTCTCGGCGCGCTCGCCGACGTTTCCGCGGTCGAACTCGGCGCCACGGCGGTCCGGGGACTCGTCGAGCGGACGGAGGTCGACGAAGACGATGTCGACTGGCTCGCGCTCGGCAACGCCGTGCAGGCCGGCGTCGGCCAGGTTCCGGCCCGGCAGGTCGGCCTGGCGGCCGACCTGCCCGACGACCTTCCCGCGACGACCGTCAACGAGGCCTCGGGGTCCGGCCTGCGCGCCATCGCGCTCGCGGTCGACCGCATCGTGGCCGGCCGTGCCGACGTCGCCGTCGCCGGCGGCACCGAGTCGATGTCGAACGCGCCCTACCTCGCGCCCGACACCCGCCGGGGCAAGCGACTCGGCGACGCGACGCTGGTCGACGCCCTCATCAGGGACTCACTGTGGGACATGCAGTACGACGCCCACATGGGTGAACTCACCGAGGACCTGGCCGAACGCTTCGAGATATCCAGAGAAGCCCAGGACGAGTACGCGCTCGCCAGCCACGAGCGGGCGGTCGAGGCGGTCGAGGACGGCCTGTTCGAGGACGAAGTGATTCCGGTCGAAGCGGTCGACGGCGAGGCCGTCGAGCGCGACGAGGGGCCGCGGGCGGACACCAGCGTAGAGGCGCTGGCCGACCTGCCGACTCCGTTCCGCGAGGACGGGACCATCACTCCGGGCAACGCTTCGGACCTGAGCGACGGCGCGGGGTGCGCGCTGCTCGCCGACGCCGAGGTCGCCGAGTCGGAGGGGTTAGAACCGCTCGCCCGCGTCGAGGACTACGCGGTCGCCTACCGCGACCCGAAGTGGTTCGGGATGTCTGTCGGCGATGCGGTCGAGCGACTGCTCGACGACAACGACCTGTCGGTCGCGGACGTCGACGTCTTCGAGTTGAACGAGGCGTTCGCCGCCCAGATGGTGTACGTCCGCGACCGCCTCGAAATTCCGATGGAGAAGCACAATCCCCGCGGCGGGGCGGTCGCGCTCGGCCACCCCATCGGCGCGAGCGGCGGCATCCTGACGGCGACGCTTGCCCACGCGATGGCCGACGACGACGACGAACTCGGCGTCGTCGGGATGAGTATCGGTGGCGGCGGCGGCATCGCGATGTTGCTCCGCCGCGGCACCGAGTGA
- a CDS encoding RPA family protein yields the protein MSGAPMREVARRVFAGEFNDATHTFKESDEERAPVYALLPTGERANRIFFVGTLTETEDIGDDSEYWQGRVVDPNGDPFFVYAGQYQPEAASMLRELEPPAYVAITGKPRTYETDDGNINVSVRPESITEVDAATRDRWVVETAERTLDRIARFDDDGNEYARMAEEQYDLPLDQYRDLAISALESLDGTDGGEGAASDDAASDEDQTELEGDADAESDADADGDGDASAAESEAEPEAQL from the coding sequence ATGAGTGGAGCACCCATGCGAGAGGTCGCCCGCCGCGTGTTCGCGGGCGAGTTCAACGACGCGACGCACACGTTCAAGGAATCAGACGAAGAGCGCGCCCCCGTCTACGCGCTGCTGCCGACCGGAGAGCGGGCCAACCGCATCTTCTTCGTCGGCACGCTGACCGAAACCGAGGACATCGGCGACGACAGCGAGTACTGGCAGGGCCGGGTCGTGGACCCGAACGGCGACCCGTTCTTCGTCTACGCCGGCCAGTACCAGCCCGAGGCCGCGAGCATGCTGCGCGAACTCGAACCGCCTGCCTACGTCGCCATCACCGGCAAGCCCCGGACCTACGAGACCGACGACGGCAACATCAACGTCTCCGTGCGTCCGGAGTCGATCACGGAGGTCGACGCCGCCACCCGCGACCGCTGGGTGGTCGAAACCGCCGAGCGCACGCTCGACCGCATCGCGCGGTTCGACGACGACGGTAACGAGTACGCCCGGATGGCCGAGGAGCAGTACGACCTGCCGCTCGACCAGTACCGCGACCTCGCCATCTCGGCGCTCGAGAGCCTCGACGGCACCGACGGCGGCGAAGGCGCTGCGAGCGACGACGCAGCCAGCGACGAGGACCAGACGGAGCTGGAGGGCGACGCCGACGCCGAATCCGACGCCGACGCCGACGGGGACGGAGACGCGTCGGCGGCCGAATCCGAAGCCGAGCCGGAAGCCCAGCTGTAG
- the hutH gene encoding histidine ammonia-lyase — translation MSDRSEPVRLDGEHLTPEDVAAVAREDVPVAIPESAREKVRTARERVEEVVESGEVVYGLNTGFGELVDERIPPEDIEQLQLNLVRSHAAGAGRELTREEVRAMLLGRINALVKGYSGVREVVVDHLAAMLNEGVHPVVKSRGSLGASGDLAPLAHLALVLVGEGQADVDGERMDGAEALATADLDPLTLRAKEGLALINGTQLSAGLAALAVVDAERAIRAADVAGALTTEVTMGTTAACDESIARVRPHAGHAESARNVKRLTADSEVVESHRNCDRVQDAYSIRCLPQVHGAVRDAVAHLREAVEVELNSATDNPLIFDAADADDRASGTENAAVLSGGNFHGDPLAMPLDYLTNAVTELAAISERRVDRMLNPNVQEPHLPAFLTEGSGLRSGYMIAQYTAAALVNENRATGRPSMDNTPVSGNQEDHVSMSAQSAFDARGAVENAISVVGIELLCGAQAAEFLPEDLAHGVGTAAAYEAVRNAVPPLVEDRPIHEDIERADALVWSGMLEERVEEALGAELA, via the coding sequence ATGAGTGACCGTTCCGAACCGGTCCGTCTCGACGGCGAGCACCTCACCCCCGAAGACGTGGCCGCGGTCGCCCGCGAGGATGTCCCGGTGGCGATTCCGGAGTCGGCCCGCGAGAAGGTCCGGACCGCCCGCGAGCGCGTCGAGGAGGTGGTCGAGAGCGGCGAGGTCGTCTACGGCCTCAACACCGGATTCGGCGAACTCGTCGACGAGCGCATCCCGCCCGAGGACATCGAGCAACTCCAACTCAACCTCGTCCGGAGCCACGCCGCGGGCGCGGGCCGCGAACTGACCCGCGAGGAGGTCCGAGCGATGCTCCTGGGCCGAATCAACGCGCTGGTCAAGGGCTACTCGGGCGTCCGGGAGGTGGTCGTCGACCACCTCGCCGCGATGCTGAACGAGGGCGTCCATCCGGTCGTCAAGTCCCGCGGGAGTCTGGGCGCGAGCGGCGACCTCGCGCCGCTCGCGCATCTCGCGCTGGTACTCGTTGGAGAGGGTCAGGCCGATGTCGACGGCGAGCGAATGGACGGCGCGGAGGCGCTTGCGACCGCCGACCTCGACCCCCTGACACTCCGCGCGAAGGAGGGGTTGGCGCTCATCAACGGGACCCAGCTATCGGCCGGCCTCGCCGCGCTCGCGGTGGTCGACGCCGAGCGCGCGATTCGGGCCGCCGACGTGGCCGGCGCGCTCACGACCGAGGTGACGATGGGCACCACCGCCGCCTGCGACGAGTCCATCGCCCGGGTGCGCCCCCATGCGGGTCACGCCGAGAGTGCGCGCAACGTCAAGCGCCTCACCGCCGACTCCGAGGTCGTCGAGTCCCACCGCAACTGCGACCGGGTTCAGGACGCCTACTCGATTCGGTGCCTGCCCCAGGTCCACGGCGCGGTCCGGGACGCGGTCGCGCACCTCCGCGAGGCGGTCGAAGTCGAACTCAACAGCGCGACCGACAACCCGCTCATCTTCGACGCCGCCGACGCCGACGACCGGGCCAGCGGCACCGAGAACGCCGCGGTGCTGTCGGGCGGCAACTTCCACGGCGACCCGCTGGCGATGCCGCTGGACTACCTCACCAACGCTGTGACCGAACTCGCGGCCATCTCCGAGCGACGGGTCGACCGGATGCTCAACCCGAACGTCCAGGAACCGCACCTCCCGGCGTTCCTGACCGAGGGCAGCGGCCTGCGCTCGGGCTACATGATCGCCCAGTACACCGCGGCCGCGCTGGTCAACGAGAACCGCGCCACCGGCCGACCCTCGATGGACAACACGCCGGTCAGCGGCAACCAGGAGGATCACGTGAGCATGAGCGCCCAGTCGGCGTTCGACGCGCGCGGCGCGGTCGAGAACGCGATCTCGGTCGTCGGCATCGAACTGCTCTGCGGCGCCCAGGCCGCGGAGTTCCTCCCCGAGGACCTCGCCCACGGCGTCGGCACCGCGGCCGCCTACGAGGCGGTCCGGAACGCGGTGCCGCCGCTGGTCGAGGACCGACCGATACACGAGGACATCGAGCGCGCGGACGCGCTGGTGTGGTCGGGGATGCTCGAAGAGCGCGTCGAAGAGGCGCTCGGCGCGGAACTGGCGTAG